CGCTGCGCGACTTCGGCATCCCGCCGGTCTTCCTCGACCACGCCTCGCGCGGCGAGGTCATGACCGAGATCGGACTGACCGCCCCGGACATCGCCCGCCAGGTCACCGGCCTGGTCGCGAAGCTGGACGGCCGCTTCGAGAGCCGCGCGGTGGAGCCCGCCCGCGACTGACCTGTTTTCGGGCCGTTGGGCCGGGAAGACGACCCCTGTACGGGTGGTTCTCCCGGCCCATTCGCATGAAACGGGCCAGATGGCGCGATCGCGTGCTTGCCGGTCCCCATCATGGCGTTCACAACGAGTGCGTGGAGGTACGCAGGTGAGCGCGCAGGTCACACCACCCCGCGGAAACGGCATGTTCCGCACCAAGACCGTCGAAGAGTCGATCCGTGACACCGAGGAGCCGGAGCACGCGCTCAAGAAGTCCCTCTCCGCCCTGGACCTCACGGTCTTCGGCGTGGGCGTCATCATCGGTACCGGTATCTTCGTCCTCACCGGCAAGGTCGCGAAGGAGACGGCCGGCCCGGCGACCGCCCTCGCCTTCGTGGTCGCGGGCGTCGTCTGCGCCCTGGCCGCGCTCTGCTATGCCGAATTCGCCTCCACCGTCCCGGTGGCCGGCTCCGCGTACACGTTCTCCTACGCCTCGCTCGGCGAGCTGGTGGCCTGGATCATCGGCTGGGACCTGGTGCTGGAGTTCGCGCTGGGCACGGCGGTGGTCGCGGTCGGCTGGTCCGGCTACGTCCGCTCGCTGATGGACAACGTCAACTGGACGATGCCCGAAGTCCTCTCGGGAACGGACGTGGCGGAGGGGTTCGGCTTCGACATCCTCGCCTTCGCCCTCGTGCTGATCCTGACCGTCATCCTGGTCATCGGCATGAAGCTCTCGGCCCGGGTCACCTCGGTCGTGGTGGCGGTCAAGGTCGGCGTGGTCCTCATGGTGATCATCGCCGGACTGTTCTTCATCAAGGCCGAGAACTACAAGCCCTTCATCCCCCCGTCCGAGAAGCAGTCCGCCGGCTCCGGCTGGGACGCCCCGCTGGTCCAGCTGATCTTCGGCTACGAGCCCACCAACTTCGGCGTCATGGGCATCTTCACCGCCTCCTCCATCGTCTTCTTCGCCTTCATCGGCTTCGACGTGGTGGCCACCGCCGCCGAGGAGACCAAGCTGCCCCAGCGCGACATGCCGCGCGGCATCCTCGGCTCGCTCGTCATCTGCACGGTGCTCTACGTGGCGGTCTCGATCGTCGTCACCGGCATGCAGCACTACAGCGAACTCTCCGTCAGCGCCCCGCTCGCCGACGCCTTCAAGGCCACCGGGCACCCGTTCTACGCCGGGCTGATCAGCTTCGGCGCGGCGGTCGGCCTCACCACGGTCTGCATGATCCTGCTGCTCGGCCAGACCCGTGTCTTCTTCGCGATGAGCCGGGACGGACTGCTGCCGCGCTTCTTCTCCAAGACGCACCCGCGCTTCCGCACCCCGTACCGCCCGACGATCCTGCTCGGTGTGCTGATCGCGATCATCGCCGGGTTCACGAGCATCGACGAGCTGGCCACGCTGGTGAACATCGGCACGCTCTTCGCGTTCGTCGTCGTCGCGCTCGGCGTGCTGGTCCTGCGCCGCACCCGCCCGGACCTGCCCCGCGCCTTCCGCACCCCGTGGGTGCCGGTACTGCCGATCGTCTCGGTCGCCGCCTCGGTCTGGCTGATGCTCAACCTGCCGGTGGAGACCTGGGTCCGGTTCGGTGCCTGGATGGTGCTCGGCGTGATCATCTACTTCGTGTACGGCCGTCGCCACAGCCTGCTCGGCAAGAAGGCCGGCTAGGGCTGTCCTTCCGGACCGGGCCGTACGGTACGGGGCCCGACGCACCGGGCCCCGTGCGCCTCGACGCGCTGCCTCAGCCCCCGGTCGGCGGTGACGACGACGCAGCCGCGCTCCGGGGCGGCGGCCGCCGCCAGTCCGGCGATCAGATCGTCACCGCTGCCGGGGGCCGAGGCGACCTCGACGCCCGGCACGGACGCGACACCCCGGGCGGCCCCTTCCACGACGAGCAGGATCTCGACGGGGCCGGGCGCCCCCGGCACCCCGTGCGCGGCGTACGGGACCAGCGCGTCCCGCAGCCGCTCGGCCGCCCCGCGCCGGTCCCGCCACCACCCGTCGGGCACGGACCCGACCACATTGGCCCCGTCCACGATCACCAGTACCACCGCGCCGTCATCCATCCCGGCAGGGTGTCACGGGGCGCGCGGCCCGGCGTACCGTCAGCCGCCGGTGGCGGGTGACTTCTTCGCTTCCTCGGGGATCGCGGTGCCCTCGCGGAGCGCCTTCCACAGCTGACCGGCCTGCGGCTCGGCGGCGACCACCCGGTTCGGGTCGACCTTGTCGTACGCCACCGGGAGCATGATCGTCTCCATCGTGGCCGGGTCGAGACCGTTCACGGAACGGCCGAACTCCGCCAGCGAGGTGAGCGAGGCGAGCCCCGAGTCGGTGGTGAGCGACTTGGTGGCCGAGTCGGCGATCCTGTACGAACTGGCCGGACTGCCCAGCAGGTCCTGCGACTTGACCTCGCTCAGCAGGGCGATCAGGAACTGCTGCTGGAGCCCGATACGACCGAGGTCGCTGCCGTCACCGATGCCGTGCCGGGTCCGTACGTACGCGAGGGACTCGGTCCCGTCCAGCTTCTGCGGACCCGCGGTGAGGTTGAGCCCCGACGCCTTGTCGTCGATGTCCTGCGGTACGTCCACGGTGACGCCGCCGATGGCGTCGACCAGGTCCTTGAACCCGGCGAAGTTGATCTCCAGGTAGTGGTCGATGCGGACGCCGGACATCTTCTCCACCGTCTTCACCACACAGGCCGGACCGACCTGCGCGTAGACGGAGTTGAACATCACACGCTCCTTGGAGGGCACGGTCGCCCCGCCGTCCTTGGCGCACTCGGGCCGGGTCACCAGGGTGTCGCGCGGTATGGAGACGGCGACGGCCTTGGAACGGCCCTCGGCTATGTGGACCACCAGCGCGGTGTCGGAGCGGGCCCCACCGACACTCCCGCCCCCGCCCAGCGCCTTGTTCTCCGCCCCGGCCCGCGAGTCCGACCCCAGGACCAGCAGGTTCTGGCCGCTGGTGGGCAGCTTCTCCGGGCGGTCCTCACCGAGCGCCTTGTCGATGTCGACGCCCTTGATGTTCCCGTCGAGCCGGCTGTAGAGCCAGTAGACGGTGCCACCGCCCGCGAGCAGCAGGACGAGGATCACGCCGAGCGTGATCTTGAGGCCGCGGCGGCGTTTGCGGGGCTTGGGGGCGCGGCGGGAGGCGCGGGACTCGGATGTCGTCTCGTCGTGGGTCATCGTGCTCGAGTCCTCAAATCTCTTCGCCCGGCGGACCGGGGGAGTGCGGGGGACTCGGGTGGGGGGTGTGGCCGGTCCGTGAATGTTCGACTGACCGAGCACTATAGAACAGATGGCCCCTGGGGTGGATGGGCCGAAGCCTGCCCGGACAAGTGCGACCACCCGCCGTTCGACGGACGGTGGTGACCGCCCCCCCTCCGGACTTCCGGGCTCCCCGCCCCGCGGAACGCGGAACGCAGAACGGCCCGGCGCACCGCTCGGTGCGCCGGGCCGTTCCCACATCGGTGGTTACGCCGGAACGCTCGCCACACCCCGCGCCAGGAACGGCTTCCCGTTCACCCGCTGGGAGACGCCCTCGCGGTCCAGGTACGGCGTGATGCCGCCCAGGTGGAAGGGCCAGCCCGCGCCGGTGATCAGGCACAGGTCGACGTCCTGGGCCTCGGCGACGACGCCCTCGTCCAGCATCAGGCCGATCTCCTGCGCCACCGCGTCCAGGACGCGGTCGCGGACCTGCTCCTCGGTGAGGACGGTGTCGCCCTGCTTGAGGAGGGCGGCGACCTCGGGGTCGAGGACCGGCGCACCGGAGTCGTAGACGTAGAAGCCGCGCTTGCCGGCCTTCACGACCGCCGCCAGGTTCTCGGAGACCGTGAAGCGCTCCGGGAAGGCGCGGTTCAGGGTCTCGGAGACGTGCAGGCCGATGGCCGGGCCGACCAGCTCCAGGAGGACCAGCGGGGACATCGGCAGGCCGAGCGGCTCCACGGCCTTCTCCGCGACCTCGACCGGGGTGCCCTCGTCGATGACGTTCTGGATCTCGCCCATGAAGCGGGTGAGGATGCGGTTGACGACGAACGCCGGGGCGTCCTTCACCAGGACCGCGGTCTTCTTCAGCTTGCGGGCCACACCGAACGCGGTCGCCAGCGAGGCGTCGTCCGTCTGCTCGCCGCGCACGATCTCCAGGAGCGGAAGGATCGCGACCGGGTTGAAGAAGTGGAAGCCGACGACCCGCTCGGGGTTCTTCAGCTTCGACGCCATCTCGGTCACCGAGAGCGAGGAGGTGTTGGTGGCGAGGATCGCGTGCGCCGGGGCGACCGCCTCGACCTCCGCGAACACCTGCTGCTTGACGCCGATCTCCTCGAAGACGGCCTCGATGATGAAGTCCGCGTCCGCGAAGCCCTCGGCCTTGTCGAGGACACCGGAGACCAGGCCCTTGAGGCGGTTGGCCTTGTCCTGGTTGATGCGGCCCTTGCCGAGGAGCTTCTCGATCTCGGCGTGGACGTAGCCCACACCCTTGTCGACGCGCTCCTGGTCGATGTCGGTGAGGACGACCGGGACCTCCAGGCGGCGCAGGAAGAGCAGCGCCAGCTGGCTGGCCATCAGACCGGCGCCGACGACGCCGACCTTGGTGACCGGGCGGGCCAGGTTCTTGTCCGGGGCGCCGGCCGGGCGCTTGGCGCGCTTCTGGACCAGGTTGAAGGCGTAGATGCCGCTGCGCAGCTCGCCGCCCATGATCAGGTCCGCGAGCGCCTGGTCCTCGGCGTCGAAGCCGGCGGACAGGTCGCCGTCCTTGGCCGCCGCGATGATGTCCAGCGCCCGGTACGCGGCCGGGGCCGCGCCGTGCACCTTGGAGTCCGCGATGGCCCGGCCGCGGGCGACGGCCGCGTCCCAGCCCTCGCCGCGGTCGATCTCGGGGCGCTCCACGGCCAGTTCGCCCTTGAGGACGGCCGCGGTCCAGATCAGCGACTGCTCCAGGAAGTCCGCGCCCTCGAAGATCGCGTCGGCGATCCCGAGCTCGTAGACCTGCACGCCCTTGAGCTGACGGTTCTGGTTGAGCGAGTTCTCGATGATCACCGAGACCGCGCGGTCCGCGCCGATCAGGTTCGGGAGCAGCGCGCAGCCGCCCCAGCCGGGGACCAGGCCGAGGAAGACCTCGGGCAGCGAGAACGCCGGGATGGCGGTGGAGACGGTGCGGTAGGCGCAGTGCAGACCGACCTCGACACCGCCGCCCATCGCCGCGCCGTTGTAGTACGCGAACGTCGGGACCGCGAGGCCGGAGAGGCGGCGGAAGACGTCGTGGCCGCCCTTGCCGATGGCCAGCGCGTCCTCGTGGCGGCCGAGCAGCTCCACACCCTTGAGGTCGGCGCCGACGGCGAAGATGAACGGTTTGCCGGTGATGCCGACGCCGGTGATGGTGCCGTCGGCGGCCTCCTTCTCGACCTGGTCGATCGCGGCGTCCAGGTTCGCCAGCGACTGCGGTCCGAAGGTGGTCGGCTTGGTGTGGTCCAGGCCGTTGTCCAGCGTGATGAGCGCGAACCGCCCGGCGCCGGACGGCAGATCCAGGTGGCGTACGTGCGCCTGCGTGACGACCTCGCCCGGGAACAGCTCGGCCGCGCCCTTCAGAAGCTCAGTGGTGGAGCTCACTTGTTGCCTCCGTCAGCGTTGAAGTGCGGGTTCTCCCAGACGACGGTGGCGCCCATGCCGAAGCCGACGCACATCGTCGTCAGGCCGTAGCGGACCTCGGGCTGCTCCTCGAACTGCCGGGCCAGCTGCGTCATGAGCCGGACACCGGAGGAGGCGAGCGGGTGGCCGTACGCGATGGCGCCGCCGTACTGGTTGACGCGGGCGTCGTCGTCGGCGATGCCGTAGTGCTCCAGGAAGGCGAGCACCTGCACGGCGAACGCCTCGTTGATCTCGAAGAGACCGATGTCGGAGATCGAGAGGCCGGCCTGGGCCAGCGCCTTCTCGGTCGCCGGGATCGGGCCGTAGCCCATGACCTCCGGCTCGACGCCCGCGAAGGCGTACGACACGAGGCGCATCTTGACCGGGAGGCCCAGCTCGCGGGCGACGTCCTCGGCGGCGAGCAGGGAGGCGGTGGCGCCGTCGTTGAGCCCCGCGGCGTTACCGGCCGTCACGCGGCCGTGGGCGCGGAAGGGGGTCTTCAGGCCCGCCAGGGACTCCAGCGTGGTGCCCGGACGCATCGGCTCGTCGGCGGTGACCAGACCCCAGCCCGTCTCACCGGCCTCGGCGTTGGTGCGGCGCACGGAGACCGGTACGAGGTCCTGCTGGATCTTGCCGTTGGCGTACGCCTTGGCGGCCTTCTCCTGCGAACGGACCGCGTACGCGTCGGCGCGCTGCTTGGTGATCGTGGGGTAGCGGTCGTGCAGGTTCTCCGCGGTCATGCCCATGAAGAGGGCGGACTCGTCGACCAGCTTCTCCGACACGAACCGCGGGTTCGGGTCGACGCCCTCGCCCATCGGGTGGCGGCCCATGTGCTCCACGCCACCGGCCACGACGACGTCGTACGCGCCGAAGGCGATGGAACCGGCCGTCGAGGTGACGGCGGTCAGGGCGCCCGCGCACATGCGGTCGATCGAGTAGCCGGGGACGGACTGCGGCAGACCGGCCAGGATTCCGGCGGTACGGCCGAGGGTCAGGCCCTGGTCGCCGATCTGGGTGGTCGCGGCGATGGCGACCTCGTCGATCTTCTTCGGGTCCAGGTCCGGGTTGCGGCGCAGCAGCTCCCGGATGGCCTTCACGACGAGATCGTCGGCGCGGGTCTCGTGGTAGATGCCCTTCGGGCCCGCTTTGCCGAACGGGGTGCGGACGCCGTCGACGAAGACGACGTCCCGGATGGTACGAGGCACGATGGCTCTCCTCCAGGGTGCGGGATGGCACTGCTGCGGGGCACGCCCGTGGGGCGCACCGCCTGCCTTCATGCTACTTGCGGGTAACCAGACTGCCCACCCCTCATGGCCGGAGCGTCGAAGGTCACACCGCCCGGGTACCCGCCCGAGCGCCGGTGAGACGGGGGAGGGGCCGGAGAACCTGGCGTGATTTCGACCATCGGTTCGGCGCCTGAACAGGGCTCGGACAACGGAGAACCCCCGGCCGGTGACCGGGGGCGGCGTCCGCGCGAGCGGGTCAGGCGGTGGCGGCGAGCGCCTGGACCAGGAGCGGGCCGACCTGCTCGATCTGCCAGTGCCGGGCCCCGTACCCGGCGAGCGTGTCCTCCACGGCGCTCGGCGTCACGACCTTCGGCGGCTCCCAGCAGACCCGGCGCACGGTGTCCGGGGTGATCAGGTTCTCCTGGGGCATGTGGAGCCGCTCGGCCAGCTCGGAGACGGCCGTGCGGGCCGCCGAGAGCCGGGCGGCGGCCGCCGGGTCCTTGTCGGCCCAGGAGCGCGGGGGCGGCGGTCCGGCCGGCTGCTGGCCGGGCTGCGGCAGCTCCGACTCCGGAAGCGCCTTCGCCCGCTCCACGGCCGCCTGCCACTGCTCCAGCTGACGGCGGCCCATGCGGTGGCCGAATCCCGGCAGTGCGGTGAGCGCCTGGACGTTGGCGGGCAGCGCGAGGGCGGCCTCCACGATCGCGGCGTCGCCGAGCACCTTGCCGGGGGAGATGTCGCGGCGCTGGGCCACCTGGTCCCGGGCGTTCCACAGCTCGCGCACGACCGCCATCTGACGGCGGCGGCGGACCTTGTGCATGCCCGAGGTGCGGCGCCAGGGGTCCTTGCGGGGCGGGGCGGGCGGCGCCGAGGCGATGGCGTCGAACTCCTCCCGCGCCCACTCCAGCTTCCCCTGCCGCTCCAGCTCGTCCTCCAGCGCGTCGCGCAGGTCGATCAGGAGCTCCACGTCCAGCGCGGCGTACCGCAGCCAGGGCTCGGGCAGCGGGCGGGTGGACCAGTCGACGGCGGAGTGGCCCTTCTCCAGGGCGTAACCGAGGACGTTCTCCACCATGGCCCCGAGGCCGACGCGCGGGAAGCCCGCCAGCCGGCCGGCCAGCTCGGTGTCGAAGAGCGAGGTGGGAGCCATACCTATGTCCCGCAGGCAGGGCAGGTCCTGGGTGGCGGCGTGCAGAATCCACTCGGAGCCGGTCAGGGCGGTGGAGAGGCCGGAGAGGTCGGGGCAGCCGACCGGGTCGACCAGGGCGCTGCCCGCGCCGTCGCGGCGCAGCTGCACCAGGTAGGCGCGCTGGCCGTAGCGGTAGCCGGAGGCGCGCTCGGCGTCGACGGCCACCGGTCCGGTCCCCGCGGCGAAGGCCGCGACCACCCGGGCGAGGGCGTCGTCGGAGGCCACCACCGGGGGAATGCCCTCGCGCGGTTCGAGCAAGGGGATCGGCGCCGGGGCGACGTCGTCCGGGGGAGCGCCCCCGGTGGTTCGCAGTGAACTGTCTGCTGCGGTCTCTTGGGCGTCGGTCACGCGTCAAGGGTATCTGTGTATACGCGCCACCCGTCGACGGAACGTTCCGTCGACGGGTGGCCATGCGCGTATTCCAGCCGGAGACGCATCGGTGCACGTCCCGGCGGGGGTGGGGGTCAGTGGATGATGCCCGTC
This DNA window, taken from Streptomyces griseus subsp. griseus, encodes the following:
- a CDS encoding amino acid permease — protein: MFRTKTVEESIRDTEEPEHALKKSLSALDLTVFGVGVIIGTGIFVLTGKVAKETAGPATALAFVVAGVVCALAALCYAEFASTVPVAGSAYTFSYASLGELVAWIIGWDLVLEFALGTAVVAVGWSGYVRSLMDNVNWTMPEVLSGTDVAEGFGFDILAFALVLILTVILVIGMKLSARVTSVVVAVKVGVVLMVIIAGLFFIKAENYKPFIPPSEKQSAGSGWDAPLVQLIFGYEPTNFGVMGIFTASSIVFFAFIGFDVVATAAEETKLPQRDMPRGILGSLVICTVLYVAVSIVVTGMQHYSELSVSAPLADAFKATGHPFYAGLISFGAAVGLTTVCMILLLGQTRVFFAMSRDGLLPRFFSKTHPRFRTPYRPTILLGVLIAIIAGFTSIDELATLVNIGTLFAFVVVALGVLVLRRTRPDLPRAFRTPWVPVLPIVSVAASVWLMLNLPVETWVRFGAWMVLGVIIYFVYGRRHSLLGKKAG
- a CDS encoding NTP pyrophosphohydrolase; the encoded protein is MDDGAVVLVIVDGANVVGSVPDGWWRDRRGAAERLRDALVPYAAHGVPGAPGPVEILLVVEGAARGVASVPGVEVASAPGSGDDLIAGLAAAAAPERGCVVVTADRGLRQRVEAHGARCVGPRTVRPGPEGQP
- a CDS encoding LCP family protein, yielding MTHDETTSESRASRRAPKPRKRRRGLKITLGVILVLLLAGGGTVYWLYSRLDGNIKGVDIDKALGEDRPEKLPTSGQNLLVLGSDSRAGAENKALGGGGSVGGARSDTALVVHIAEGRSKAVAVSIPRDTLVTRPECAKDGGATVPSKERVMFNSVYAQVGPACVVKTVEKMSGVRIDHYLEINFAGFKDLVDAIGGVTVDVPQDIDDKASGLNLTAGPQKLDGTESLAYVRTRHGIGDGSDLGRIGLQQQFLIALLSEVKSQDLLGSPASSYRIADSATKSLTTDSGLASLTSLAEFGRSVNGLDPATMETIMLPVAYDKVDPNRVVAAEPQAGQLWKALREGTAIPEEAKKSPATGG
- a CDS encoding 3-hydroxyacyl-CoA dehydrogenase NAD-binding domain-containing protein codes for the protein MSSTTELLKGAAELFPGEVVTQAHVRHLDLPSGAGRFALITLDNGLDHTKPTTFGPQSLANLDAAIDQVEKEAADGTITGVGITGKPFIFAVGADLKGVELLGRHEDALAIGKGGHDVFRRLSGLAVPTFAYYNGAAMGGGVEVGLHCAYRTVSTAIPAFSLPEVFLGLVPGWGGCALLPNLIGADRAVSVIIENSLNQNRQLKGVQVYELGIADAIFEGADFLEQSLIWTAAVLKGELAVERPEIDRGEGWDAAVARGRAIADSKVHGAAPAAYRALDIIAAAKDGDLSAGFDAEDQALADLIMGGELRSGIYAFNLVQKRAKRPAGAPDKNLARPVTKVGVVGAGLMASQLALLFLRRLEVPVVLTDIDQERVDKGVGYVHAEIEKLLGKGRINQDKANRLKGLVSGVLDKAEGFADADFIIEAVFEEIGVKQQVFAEVEAVAPAHAILATNTSSLSVTEMASKLKNPERVVGFHFFNPVAILPLLEIVRGEQTDDASLATAFGVARKLKKTAVLVKDAPAFVVNRILTRFMGEIQNVIDEGTPVEVAEKAVEPLGLPMSPLVLLELVGPAIGLHVSETLNRAFPERFTVSENLAAVVKAGKRGFYVYDSGAPVLDPEVAALLKQGDTVLTEEQVRDRVLDAVAQEIGLMLDEGVVAEAQDVDLCLITGAGWPFHLGGITPYLDREGVSQRVNGKPFLARGVASVPA
- a CDS encoding thiolase family protein, which produces MPRTIRDVVFVDGVRTPFGKAGPKGIYHETRADDLVVKAIRELLRRNPDLDPKKIDEVAIAATTQIGDQGLTLGRTAGILAGLPQSVPGYSIDRMCAGALTAVTSTAGSIAFGAYDVVVAGGVEHMGRHPMGEGVDPNPRFVSEKLVDESALFMGMTAENLHDRYPTITKQRADAYAVRSQEKAAKAYANGKIQQDLVPVSVRRTNAEAGETGWGLVTADEPMRPGTTLESLAGLKTPFRAHGRVTAGNAAGLNDGATASLLAAEDVARELGLPVKMRLVSYAFAGVEPEVMGYGPIPATEKALAQAGLSISDIGLFEINEAFAVQVLAFLEHYGIADDDARVNQYGGAIAYGHPLASSGVRLMTQLARQFEEQPEVRYGLTTMCVGFGMGATVVWENPHFNADGGNK
- a CDS encoding ribonuclease D, with the translated sequence MTDAQETAADSSLRTTGGAPPDDVAPAPIPLLEPREGIPPVVASDDALARVVAAFAAGTGPVAVDAERASGYRYGQRAYLVQLRRDGAGSALVDPVGCPDLSGLSTALTGSEWILHAATQDLPCLRDIGMAPTSLFDTELAGRLAGFPRVGLGAMVENVLGYALEKGHSAVDWSTRPLPEPWLRYAALDVELLIDLRDALEDELERQGKLEWAREEFDAIASAPPAPPRKDPWRRTSGMHKVRRRRQMAVVRELWNARDQVAQRRDISPGKVLGDAAIVEAALALPANVQALTALPGFGHRMGRRQLEQWQAAVERAKALPESELPQPGQQPAGPPPPRSWADKDPAAAARLSAARTAVSELAERLHMPQENLITPDTVRRVCWEPPKVVTPSAVEDTLAGYGARHWQIEQVGPLLVQALAATA